Proteins from a single region of Chitinibacter bivalviorum:
- a CDS encoding LpxL/LpxP family acyltransferase, with protein MKLKLVKALLWLLHWLPFRVMQWIAIPMGSLLYLLIKRRRHIGLTNLQLCFPKWSDTERQRVLRQHFIDMASTILGYSILLHAPENRLRRLIHIEGLEHFNAQQDKAIIMLVPHFLGLDFGGVAYTMDHKGASMYAEQRGVFHDISLQIRSRFNEPVLIKRTDGIRPIVRTLKAKMPFYYLPDQDMGPQQSIFSPFFGVPAATLPMLGKLAEMTHAVVVPVITTVGKGCFISRYYPAWENYPTGDLQADTDRMNQFIEQIATAHPSQYYWLHRRFKTRPEGEPILY; from the coding sequence ATGAAATTAAAACTCGTCAAAGCCTTGCTATGGCTACTGCATTGGCTGCCATTTCGCGTTATGCAGTGGATCGCCATTCCGATGGGCTCGCTGCTGTATTTACTCATCAAACGCCGTCGCCACATTGGCCTGACGAATTTGCAGCTATGCTTTCCCAAGTGGAGCGACACAGAGCGCCAACGAGTGCTACGCCAGCATTTTATCGACATGGCCAGCACGATACTGGGCTACAGTATCTTGCTGCATGCGCCAGAAAATAGGCTTCGCAGACTGATACATATCGAGGGATTAGAGCACTTTAATGCTCAGCAAGACAAAGCCATTATTATGTTGGTACCGCATTTTCTCGGTCTTGATTTTGGCGGCGTGGCCTACACGATGGATCACAAAGGCGCGAGCATGTACGCCGAACAGCGTGGCGTTTTTCACGACATCAGCCTGCAGATCCGCTCGCGCTTTAACGAACCCGTACTAATCAAGCGCACCGATGGCATCCGCCCCATCGTGCGCACGCTAAAAGCCAAAATGCCCTTTTACTATCTCCCCGATCAAGACATGGGGCCACAGCAATCCATCTTCTCGCCCTTTTTTGGCGTACCAGCCGCAACGTTACCGATGCTCGGCAAGCTTGCCGAAATGACACATGCTGTCGTGGTTCCCGTCATCACCACCGTCGGCAAAGGCTGCTTTATTTCGCGCTACTATCCCGCCTGGGAAAACTACCCAACGGGTGATTTGCAAGCCGATACCGATCGCATGAATCAATTCATCGAGCAAATTGCGACAGCACACCCTAGCCAATACTACTGGCTCCACCGCCGCTTCAAAACTCGCCCTGAAGGCGAGCCTATCCTCTACTAA
- a CDS encoding lysophospholipid acyltransferase family protein, translated as MLLTLSKLIAKLPLPLLQALGWVVGWLVWWGSPRHRRVLRTNLKISAIAKNSSDYNRLIKSSIPELGVAALEFLPHWMRPIDDLLKLVKEKRGWEHVEAALATDRPIIFMSPHLGALEMTGVCVAGLIPRKLAPLYRPPKQAYLEPLMIYSRSRGGAEPAPANASGVRVLLKTLKQGGVAYLLPDQVPGGGEGVWAPFFGDPAYTMSLLTKMAKASNAIILPCYTERLGIGRGYRFHVQPFVGELNGDAEHDATLLNQNVEDLIRQIPEQYFWSYSRYKHPAGAPLPPGAQV; from the coding sequence ATGCTGCTTACGCTTTCCAAACTTATCGCAAAATTGCCACTGCCCTTGCTGCAAGCGCTCGGCTGGGTCGTCGGCTGGCTGGTGTGGTGGGGCTCCCCCCGTCACCGGCGCGTGCTACGAACCAACTTAAAAATCAGCGCAATTGCCAAAAATAGCTCTGATTATAACCGATTAATCAAGTCAAGTATTCCTGAGCTGGGTGTTGCAGCATTAGAATTTTTACCACATTGGATGAGACCCATTGATGATCTGCTCAAGCTCGTCAAAGAAAAGCGCGGCTGGGAGCATGTCGAAGCGGCGCTAGCGACGGATCGGCCAATTATCTTTATGTCGCCCCATTTAGGCGCACTAGAAATGACCGGGGTATGCGTTGCAGGGCTAATCCCAAGAAAGCTTGCACCGCTATACCGCCCACCAAAACAAGCCTACCTTGAGCCTTTGATGATTTACTCTCGTTCACGCGGCGGCGCCGAGCCTGCGCCCGCAAATGCTTCGGGTGTGCGCGTCTTACTCAAAACGCTGAAACAAGGCGGCGTCGCTTACCTACTACCCGATCAAGTCCCTGGCGGCGGAGAAGGCGTTTGGGCACCCTTTTTCGGCGATCCGGCGTACACCATGAGTTTACTGACCAAAATGGCCAAAGCCAGCAACGCGATTATTCTGCCATGCTACACCGAACGACTTGGCATTGGGCGTGGCTATCGTTTTCACGTGCAGCCATTTGTGGGCGAGCTCAATGGCGACGCAGAACACGATGCGACGCTCCTTAATCAGAATGTCGAAGACCTGATCCGCCAGATTCCTGAGCAATATTTCTGGAGCTACAGCCGCTATAAACACCCCGCTGGCGCGCCACTCCCACCGGGAGCACAAGTATGA
- the metK gene encoding methionine adenosyltransferase, translating into MKDFLFTSESVSEGHPDKVADQISDAILDAILAQDKTARVAAETLVNTGLVVLAGEITTHANIDYIQIARDTVKRIGYDHSDIGFDYKTCAVLVAYDKQSPDIAQGVNEGQGLDLDMGAGDQGLMFGYACDETPQLMPAPIYYSHRLMQRQAELRKDGRLPWLRPDAKSQVTLRYDGQTGKVKEVDTVVLSTQHHPDVSHAQLSEAVIEHIIKPVLPSEWITENTKFLVNPTGRFVIGGPMGDCGLTGRKIIVDTYGGAAPHGGGAFSGKDPSKVDRSAAYAMRYVAKNIVAAGIAKQCLVQVSYAIGVAQPVSIMVDTWDTGVIPNDQIVDLIKANFDLRPKGIIQMLDLQRPVYSRTAAYGHFGREEPDFSWERTDKVEQLKAAAGL; encoded by the coding sequence ATGAAAGATTTTTTATTTACATCTGAGTCGGTTTCTGAAGGCCATCCAGATAAAGTAGCAGACCAAATTTCCGACGCCATTTTGGACGCCATTCTGGCGCAAGACAAAACGGCACGTGTGGCTGCTGAAACGCTGGTGAATACCGGTCTGGTGGTGTTGGCGGGTGAAATCACTACGCATGCCAATATCGACTACATCCAAATTGCTCGCGATACCGTGAAACGCATCGGTTACGATCATTCTGATATCGGTTTTGATTACAAAACGTGCGCGGTCTTGGTGGCGTACGACAAACAATCGCCTGACATCGCTCAGGGGGTGAACGAAGGCCAAGGTCTGGATCTGGACATGGGGGCGGGCGATCAAGGTTTGATGTTTGGCTATGCGTGCGATGAAACGCCGCAATTGATGCCAGCACCGATCTATTATTCACACCGTTTGATGCAGCGTCAGGCTGAATTGCGCAAAGATGGCCGTCTGCCATGGTTGCGCCCTGATGCAAAATCGCAAGTGACGCTGCGCTACGATGGCCAAACTGGCAAAGTCAAAGAAGTTGATACCGTTGTGCTGTCGACTCAGCATCACCCAGATGTATCACACGCGCAATTGTCTGAAGCGGTGATCGAGCACATTATCAAGCCGGTCTTGCCGTCTGAGTGGATTACTGAAAACACCAAATTCTTGGTGAACCCAACGGGTCGCTTTGTGATCGGCGGCCCAATGGGCGATTGCGGTCTGACAGGCCGTAAAATCATCGTGGATACCTACGGCGGTGCAGCCCCACACGGTGGTGGTGCATTCTCGGGTAAAGACCCGTCAAAAGTGGATCGTTCCGCTGCGTACGCGATGCGTTATGTAGCGAAAAACATCGTTGCTGCTGGCATCGCGAAACAGTGTCTGGTGCAAGTGTCATACGCCATTGGCGTGGCGCAACCGGTGTCGATCATGGTTGATACTTGGGATACCGGCGTGATTCCAAATGACCAAATCGTTGATTTGATCAAAGCGAACTTTGATTTGCGTCCGAAAGGCATTATCCAGATGCTCGATTTGCAACGTCCGGTGTACAGCCGCACCGCTGCCTATGGTCACTTTGGTCGCGAAGAACCTGATTTTTCATGGGAACGCACTGATAAGGTCGAACAGCTTAAAGCGGCTGCCGGTCTGTAA